The genome window CGCAGCGTCCCCGCGAGGACCCGCACGCCCACGACGGCTGGGTTGCTCTGGCGGAAGACGCAGTGGGGGAGGATCCGGATCTTCGCCGGGTACACGATCTGCTCGAACTTCTGCTGTTCCGTCCGGCGCCGCAGCTCGTCCCTCCATTGGACGTAGTCCTCGACGAGCTTGTAGATGACGCGCCCCTCGAAGATCTTCACGGGGAAGGAGGGGTCCTTTGCCATCTCGGCCGCGTCCGGGAGGAGGGGCGTCGAGAAGGCGATGATGGCCCTGTAGTAGGGGTTCTTGATCGTCACCGCCTCGACGAGGTCGTGCCTGCTCACCGACCCGACGGCCGCCCGCATCACCCCGATCCCCTTCTCCTCGAGTTCCTTGCAGAGCGCCTCGAGCGCACCGATGGTGTCGGCCTTGATGATCAGCCCCTCGGGCGAGAGGGTGACGTGGATCGTCGCCATCTCCTTCCGGATCTCCTCCATCGCGGCCTCCGCGTCCCCCCTCACGACCCTGATCGGGGAGCCGGCGATCGCGCCCTCGAGGTTCGGCGCGCTCACCTTGATCCCGGCCGCGGCCGTGACGGACCTGACCCTCGAGAACCTGTCCTCGATGAGGATCTCGTGGAGCGGCCGCGGCTGGAGGAGTGCGCGGACCTTCGTCACGGCGAGGCCGTCCTGCTTTGCGACCACGATCTCGTCGCCCACCGAGAGCGTCCCGTCGTACAGGATGACGTCGAGGGTCGTCCCGAGGCCCTTCTCCTCCTTCACCTCGAGGATCGTCCCCATCCCCGGCCCGTCGACCGAGAAGGAGAGGGCCTTCTCCATGTACTTCTGGGCAAGGCCGATCATCACCATCAGGAGCTCGGGGATCCCCTCGCCCGTGTGGGCACTCACCGGGACGATGGCGAGGTTCCGCTGGAAGTCAGTGATGCGGTCGAACCGCTCCGCCGAGAACCCGAGTTCCGAGAGCTGGCCCACGATCTCGTACACGCCCTTCTCGAGGAGGTCTTTTACCCTGTCGTTCTGCCGCGCGAAACTCGCGAGGAACGGCTGGTCGCGGTTCACCTTCCAGCCGTGGATCCGGTCGATCTTCGTCGCGGCGACCACGAACGGCGTCTTGTACGTCCTCAGGATCTGGATCGCCTCGACCGTCTGGGGCTGGAATCCCTGGGTGATGTCCACCACGAGGACCGCCATGTCCGCGAGGGCCCCGCCCCGCGCGCGCAGCGTCGTGAACGCGTGGTGGCCGGGGGTGTCGATGAAGAGGAGGCCCGGGACATTGAGGGGGAGCTTCTCCATCGAGCCGCTCATCTTCCGTATCGCCTCGATGGGGACGAGGGTCGCCCCGATGTGCTGCGTGATCGCCCCGTCCTCCGTGCTCACGACAGAGGAGCCCCTTATCCGGTCGAGGAGCGACGTCTTGCCGTGGTCGACGTGCCCGAGCACGCAGACGATCGGCGTCCTGATGCGCTGTGCCTCCTTCACCTCTCTCCCTCCGGGCCGGCCCACGGGGTCGTGCGCGCGGGGACTGCGCGGGGATGCGCGGGGACCGGTCCGCCCCGCGGGCATCTCCCCTCCAACCCCCCTCCGGTCGTGCATTGTACTAGGAGCCGCATGAATTATATACGCAGCGCAGAACCGCCGCGCCACGCGGGGATATCTTAAAGTCTGCCCGGGTGAAAAAGAAGAGGGTACATCCTGCCAGGGTGGGGTAGTTGGTTATCCTAGGGGACTGTGGATCCCCCGACCCGGGTTCGAGTCTCGGCCCTGGCCTGCTCCCGTTTCTCCCCGGTTTTCGCCCGTAGCGCGGGCTTTCCCGCGTTCCCGGCGCCGCACCCTAGCCCGGGACCATCCGCGCCTCGCACCGCGGGCAGGCGAGGGTGTGGCAGGGGACCGTCACGTGGGCCGCGACCCTGTACCCGCAGACGGGGCAGACGCAGAACGAGGGCGGGACTCCCCCCTCCCCCGTCCTCCATCCCCTCCCCTCTCCTCCGTTGCGCATGCTCCACCCGGGCGTACCTCTCCCGTGCCACCCTATAAACCTGTCCGTCCGCGAAAAAGGGAGGGGAGAGGGACACTTCGGACTGATACCTTTAAATAATGCCAGCCCCTCCCAATATATATAGTTGATTGGTGGAGTGTATGGAGAGTCCAGTTTTGAGGGTCGTCGTCCTCTGCGCGGTCCTTTGCATCTTCTCACCCGTGGCGGCAGAGTCCGCGGCGGGAGCAGCGGGGAATACGGGGATATACAGGTTCCACACGAACGTGGACGGGGCAGAGGTCCTCCTCGACGGCCAGCCTGCGGGCACGACGAGGGACTACATCCTCGACGTGCCGGTCAACCTGTCCGGCCCGTTCTACAGGACGTACACCGTCCAGAAGGAGGGTTACGAGACGTACCGCGGTGTCATCCAGTCCGTCCCGAAGAAGGGCGAGGTCCTCCACGTCTACGTGGTGATGAGCGCAAAGCCCCCGGTCCCGTACGGGAAGGTCCACCTCCTCGTCTCGCCCGCCGGCGCGGACGTGACATTCGACGGGAAGCCCGCGGGGCAGGTCCCGCCGTCTGGGGTCCTCGTCATCTACAACGTCGCCCCCGGTTCCCACCCGGTCGTCGTGAGCAAGGACGGCTACGAGCCTTTCGAGGGGTGGGTGACGGTCTCGCCGAACGAGGCCGTGAAGTTCCCTGTCACGCTCGCCGAGAAGGAGACGGGCACGCTCTCCGTCATCTCTGACCCGCCGGGCGCGAGGGTCCTCGTGGATGGCGCGGAGAGGGGTGTGACGCCCCTGTCGGTCACCGGCCTTGCGGCCGGTCCCCACTCGGTGCGGATCGCGGGGGCGGGGTACCAGGAGTACGTCTCG of Methanolinea sp. contains these proteins:
- the infB gene encoding translation initiation factor IF-2, whose product is MKEAQRIRTPIVCVLGHVDHGKTSLLDRIRGSSVVSTEDGAITQHIGATLVPIEAIRKMSGSMEKLPLNVPGLLFIDTPGHHAFTTLRARGGALADMAVLVVDITQGFQPQTVEAIQILRTYKTPFVVAATKIDRIHGWKVNRDQPFLASFARQNDRVKDLLEKGVYEIVGQLSELGFSAERFDRITDFQRNLAIVPVSAHTGEGIPELLMVMIGLAQKYMEKALSFSVDGPGMGTILEVKEEKGLGTTLDVILYDGTLSVGDEIVVAKQDGLAVTKVRALLQPRPLHEILIEDRFSRVRSVTAAAGIKVSAPNLEGAIAGSPIRVVRGDAEAAMEEIRKEMATIHVTLSPEGLIIKADTIGALEALCKELEEKGIGVMRAAVGSVSRHDLVEAVTIKNPYYRAIIAFSTPLLPDAAEMAKDPSFPVKIFEGRVIYKLVEDYVQWRDELRRRTEQQKFEQIVYPAKIRILPHCVFRQSNPAVVGVRVLAGTLRTGVDLIQRDGRKVGHVKSMQLNQENIREAQAGAEIAIAIEGATVGRQCDVGDELLVDIPEKHVKVLEKELLSHLPIPTQEVLAEFTAMRRRENPFWGK
- a CDS encoding PEGA domain-containing protein; translated protein: MESPVLRVVVLCAVLCIFSPVAAESAAGAAGNTGIYRFHTNVDGAEVLLDGQPAGTTRDYILDVPVNLSGPFYRTYTVQKEGYETYRGVIQSVPKKGEVLHVYVVMSAKPPVPYGKVHLLVSPAGADVTFDGKPAGQVPPSGVLVIYNVAPGSHPVVVSKDGYEPFEGWVTVSPNEAVKFPVTLAEKETGTLSVISDPPGARVLVDGAERGVTPLSVTGLAAGPHSVRIAGAGYQEYVSSVDVIAGETATVQVSLVPVGTTPNPAGRSPLPPLLLLAGLGIGAVLAARRSR